From Candidatus Manganitrophus morganii, the proteins below share one genomic window:
- a CDS encoding MBL fold metallo-hydrolase — protein sequence MGSTASRSRFDMKLGTFEIQPLTDGTFRLDGGAMFGVVPKVLWEKHHPADDRNRIHLELGVLLIRAHGMNILVDTGIGNKGDEKFNEIYAVNRTPSIEASLAKHGLAPTDIALVINTHFHFDHAGGNTRRDDHGHIHPTFPRATYFIQKGEWEFANTPNERTRGSYLLENYEVLPKEGRLDLLDGNSEILKGVSVVRTPGHTEHHQSILVESNGEKALFIGDLIPTATHLPLPYIMGYDLFPLTTMETKRELLAQAHEEHWLLIFQHDPKIRMGYLKKKEGRYQLEEVRVA from the coding sequence ATGGGGAGTACCGCGAGTCGGTCTCGTTTTGATATGAAACTCGGCACCTTTGAAATCCAACCCCTTACCGACGGCACCTTTCGATTGGACGGCGGTGCCATGTTCGGCGTCGTCCCGAAGGTCCTCTGGGAAAAACACCATCCGGCCGACGACCGAAACCGAATTCATCTTGAGCTCGGCGTTCTGCTGATCCGGGCACACGGGATGAACATTCTCGTCGACACCGGAATCGGAAACAAAGGAGACGAGAAGTTTAACGAAATTTACGCCGTGAACCGGACGCCGTCGATTGAGGCGTCGCTCGCGAAACACGGCCTCGCCCCCACAGACATCGCGCTGGTGATCAACACCCATTTCCACTTCGACCATGCCGGCGGGAACACCCGGCGGGACGATCACGGCCACATCCATCCGACCTTTCCGAGGGCGACCTACTTCATCCAAAAGGGAGAGTGGGAGTTCGCCAACACCCCGAACGAGCGGACCCGCGGAAGTTATCTTCTCGAAAACTACGAAGTCCTCCCGAAAGAAGGACGCCTTGATCTTTTGGACGGAAACTCGGAAATTCTGAAGGGGGTTTCCGTCGTCCGGACTCCGGGCCACACCGAACACCACCAATCGATTCTGGTCGAATCAAACGGCGAGAAGGCCCTCTTCATCGGCGATCTCATCCCGACCGCTACGCATCTTCCGCTTCCCTACATCATGGGATACGATCTCTTTCCGTTGACGACGATGGAGACCAAGCGGGAACTGCTGGCGCAGGCGCACGAGGAGCACTGGCTTTTGATTTTCCAGCACGATCCGAAAA